The window ACTAGAGAGGAAGGAGCTAGGTTTTCGGGGTCTGAGGCGTATTTGGGACGCCAATGCTGGTCTACAAACTCTTTAAAGGTAGCTTTCTCCGGGGTGATGTAGGTGCCGGAGTCTACTTCAGCTTTAAACTTGTGCCACTCAGACTCCAGATATTCCCGGAGTTTTTTTGTTGTACGGAGGAGGGCTTCATCCTCGACTTTGATAGGCTTACGCTCTCTGTCTCGGATCACCTTAGTTTGACCATCCTTGGTGACCACAGTCTTAGTGCCAGTCTCAACAGTGAGCCTCCAGGTATTCTTTCCGCGCTTTTCAATGCTCGGCATTTGATTTTTCACCTCCTTTCAATAAGCCTAAAAGAACATATGTTTGGTTAATGGGGTAAAAAATATATGGTGTAGAAAGGTTTGTACAAATTCACTCATTAAATAAATGGAAAACACCAAAGGGCTCAAAATAGACAAGATGCTTTCCAACCTGAATGAAAAGACCATGCTTTTCCTTGTAATGTACGATGGCTTGTTCCAAAAATTCCTCGGTTACATCCAAGAATTCAGCTAACTCATAGCGGTTACAAACTCCTGCTTCATACGCTTCAATGAACTTTTCCAAAGGCACTAGTTTTTCATAGGCCCAATTCCGGGCGCGCTTTTCTTGTTTTCGATTCCGGATATCCTTTTGGTTCAGGATATCACCACTAGAAGTGTGATAGTGTCCCAGCTCTTCGGCTAGAACACAACTCTTTTCTATACTTGTAGGTAATCTACGGTTAAGCCATACTATACCGTCCCCATACAGCCCCTTGATTTTTGAGCTCAAGGGGTTTTCATATACCCTAATATTATGCTCGTCTGCCTCTTTCAGAAGCCTTTCAAATAACATCGCATCACCCCGACTTAATCCTTGCTATTACGTTTAGAACGCAAAAATTCCTTAAATTTTTCAATATCTCTTAGCTCGTCTTCTGTCCAGTCTTCTCCGTCATGGTGAGCAGCGATTGTGTCAATTTCACGGTTTTCTTCATCTAATTTATGCTTAACTTTTTTAAGTACGTTTAATAAATCTTCCTTAAATTCAACGGTTAAAGGAGTTCTTTTTATCAAATCGACTATTTCAAATGGATCTACATCAAGAGGAACATCCCCATATTCCTTTTTGATAGTTTCTAGCTCAGTGGTTAATGTACTGAGAACATTTGGAGGAAAGTAGGGCATTCGTTTATCCGTTTTTGCTAGGGATTTAATTATATCTATTATCTCTTTGTCAAATCCTGAAATAAGAAAATCTGTAGTAACACCAAAATAATCGGCTACTTTTTGGATTTTATCAATAGAAGGGGAATTTTCATTCCATCTTCGAATCGAGCCGTTTGCAAATGACAGTTCCTTTTCTAAACGGGAGGTTGCTAAACCTCTCTTTTTACATAGGAACTGTACATTTTCGCAAATTCCCACGTTTCATTTCCCCCTAGAATAAAATAATTTAGCTTTTATGCTAAAAATGATATTGACTTTTAGGAAATATGCTAATAAAATAGCCTTAACAGCCTAGATTAACGCTAATAGACAACAAAAAACCAAGGGTCAACATACCCGTTATAAAAAATCGTTTCCCAGGCGATTTATATTGGTTTGGCTTTTATACATTTTAGAATATTTTCTAACCCGTGTCAACATCTAGGCTAATATATTTACTAATTATTCCATAGAAAGGAGGGTATCAGATGCAATATTCAGAGTTCGGACTAAAAGCCAGAAGGGTTATGCTCCAGAAAAAAATCTCTGGTGCCGCCATAGCCAGACAACTTGGTGTTTCCACTTCTTATGTCTCTGAAATTCTCAAGGGTACGCGGTCTGGAAACGGTCGAAAGGAGCAGATTGCAGAAATCTTAGGTTTGGAAGAAGAGTTGAAAAAGGAGGCTAACTAGTTGAGTAAGCTCATCCTTAACCCCGAATTCAACCTTTACGAGCGCAACGGTCAGGCATTTTGTAGCAGCCGCCAGGTGGCCGAAAGTTTTAACAAAAGACATGACCACGTTTTAAGAGATATTAGTAATTCATTGAGTGTGTTTAAGGAAATAGGTGACCCCAAATTTGGGGAGACCAACTTCATGTTTACAACCTACAAGGACAGTCAAAATAAAAGGCAACCAGAAGTGCTTATGACCAGGGATGGCTTTAGCTATATCGCAATGGGCTTTAATGGTAAGAAGGCAGCACGATTCAAAATTACCTACATTAAACGCTTTAACGATATGGAAGCGTTCATTAAGTCCCTTCTCGCTACCAAAATGGAATTCCCGGCCTTCACTGATGCAATTATGGCAGCCCACGAAGAACCGAAGCATTACCACTTCTCGAACGAGATTAACATGATTTACCGCATTGTGCTGGGTGTGGATGCTAAGAAGTTCCGGGAGGAAAACGGAATTGAGAAGGGGGCTGTAATTAAACCCTACTTGAGTTTGGAACAGATCAAAGCAATAGAAACACTCCAGCGGGTAGATATTGGTTTGATTGTAGCTATATCGGACTTTCAACAGAGGAAGGAAACGCTGGCAGGGTATTTTGAACGAATAAAACGCAAGTGGATTGCTTAAGAGAGGAGGTGTGCCAGCATGACTCCCCTGGACCATCTTTATGAAACCCTCATCCAGACTGCAGCCGCCGAAGCTGAAAGAAGAGTTTTGGAACGGATACAGCTTCAATCCATAGTTCCTGACCGCACCCTGAGCCTAAAAGAGGCAGCGGAGTATGTTCACATTTCAGAGTCGGCTCTGCGGCAACTGTGCAAAGAGAAGCGAATCCCTCATAGGATTAACGGCTCAGACGGCTCTAAGAATCCGAGGTATTTATTTAGCTCATTGCGGTTGGACCGGTGGATGAGGGAGGAGGAGGAAAAGAATTATCAACAGAGATAGGAAGGAGGGCATCTCCAATGGCAAAAATCTATCCTTTTCCCAATCAGGCAGCCCGTGCACTAATCCATTCAGTAATTCAACTCTACGCAGCCGGTAAATGGACACGACAGCAAATGATGGACCGAATCCACCAGACTATGAAGCAATATGGCTGCACAACACTTCATTTTGAGAATTTCACAGTCAGAATCACGGAACCGGTTGTAACCTCTATGGGGCAGTTTAATGTAGCAATTATTGAATCCCACAGTATCTCATCAAGATTAGGTTGTCCTGTTTGTTATTCTGCCGAAGCCGGATATTTAGCCGGAGATAAAGTTATAACGGTTGCATGCCGTGACTGTGGATGCATTTATAGGTTTAGAGAAAAGGAGGTGAAGAAAGGATGAACCCAACGAATACCCCGCAAATTCTTGAAGACCTAAAGGTCACCGCAGAAAAATTCTTAGCCATATATCCCGAAATTTGCGCCCTGGTAGCTGCACAGCCAGCCACCACTCAACCGGTAGAACCCGAACCGACAATCGAAAGCGAGGAACACCGTATCAGTCGGCTCCTGCAAACTCTTGGCGCGCCCCTGCATATCAAAGGATACCGGTATCTGAGTACTGCAATCCAAATGGTTTCCAAAGATCATCTGCTTCTCTTCGCGATTACCAAAGAGCTGTACCCAGCGGTTGCAAAAGCCCACGACACAACCCCGAGCCGGGTAGAGAGGGCCATACGGCACGCAATTGGTCTGATGGCTGATAAGTGCAATGACTTCTATGCAAAATCATTCGATGACCAACCAACGAACTCCGAGTTTTTAGCCTGGTGCGTTGAGGCGCTGAAATTCCAGGCATAAAAAAGAGCCCTGTAAAAGGGCCGAAAAATTACCTCACTTTTAAAATTACCATCCAAACCGGAAAGTGTCAAGAAGGAGCGTGAATCAAATGCGCAGTCCTTTTAGGATAGCCGCCTTCAGCGGAACGGTTACTGAGTTCCGGAAATGGCTCCAAAAATCTTTAGGGAGGTCGACCAAGTGGAAAAGTTTATATTAACCGAGGTTACCAGGGAATATCTCGGTGTTACTTTATACCAAATCAAGGCAACCCGTTCATTCGGGAACGTGAAAGCCGGCGAACTGGGCGGCTGGGTAGAGAAGGCTGAAAACCTGAGTCAGGAGGACGATGCTTGGGTGTTCGGCAATGCTCGGGTGTCTGGCAATGCTCGGGTGTCTGGCAATGCTCGGGTGTCTGGCAATGCTCGGGTGTCTGGCAATGCTCGGGTGTTCGGCGATGCTTGGGTGTTCGGCGATGCTGAGGTGTTCGGCGATGCTGAGGTGTTCGGCGATGCTCGGGTGTCTGGCAATGCTCGGGTGTTCGGCGATGCCCATATCACCTCACGGGCGCACATCGCCTGGTTTTCTTCCGTGGGCTCCGAGTACGGCACACTGACCGCGTACATGACCAAACAGGGAGTGGTTGAAGTCACCCGAGGATGCTTCCACGGATCGATTGATACCTTTGAAGCTGCAGTGCAGCAAACACATGGCGAAAGTCGGCACGGACAGGAGTACATGCTGCTAATCCAGTTCATTCGGCTCCGGTTCAAAGGCGTGATTGTTGAAAATGCCAGCTAAGCTAACCCCGCTGTGTTACTGCGGTCGAAGGATCGTTTTTAACTTCGACCAGAAAGAAAAACGTTGCCGGTGCGGGGCGAAACTGGTCCGGGACGAATCGGGCTTTTGGGCCTACGGATTAAGCATTATATCTTTTACACCAAATACAAACTTTAAGGAGGAAAAATATGAACATCACACTTCACATAGAGGCGGCTGATCCGGCAGAACTGCAGGTAGCCATTGCCGGTCTGGCCGGTATCACGGGTGGAGCATCCGCGCCACAGCCGGAGCCGGAAAAACCGAAGAAGAAAAAGCAGGAGAAGGCCGCGGAAACTAAACCCGCGCCTGAAACAGAGGCCGAACCCGTAGAGGAGCCCGGGACAGAGGAAACAGAGGAGACTACCGATACCCCTGAAATCACCCTGGAGCAGGTACGGGCAAAGCTGGCCGCTCTTTCCCAGGCTGGAAAGCAGGTACAGGTTAAAAAGCTTATTACGGACTTCGGCGCCGCGAAGCTCACCGAAATTCCCGAAGAGAAATATCCCAAACTACTGGCCGCAGCGGAGAAGCTGGCATGAGTGCGCCGCAGGCTCACGCCGTTCTATCGGCTTCCGGTTCAGGGCGTTGGATGGCTTGCCCACCTAGCGCCCAACTGGAAAGGCAGTTTCCAGACGAGACAAGCGAATACGCTGCAGAAGGAACCTTTGCCCACAGCCTGGCGGAATTGCATCTAGCTCATTATCTGGGGTATACGGGAATGATCGTTTTTAACCAGAACCTAAAAAAGCTGAAGGGGAATCCTCACTATTCGCAGGATATGGAGGACTACATCCAGGATTACCGGGACTTGGTTATAGAGCGAATCAACGAAGCCCGGACCCGAACAAAAGATTTAATTGTACTGTTGGAGCAGCGTTTGGACTATAGCCCCTGGGTACCGGACGGGTTTGGCACCGGTGACGTTGTAATTATCGCGGATAAAACCCTGGATATCATTGACCTGAAGTATGGCAAAGGGGTTCCCGTGTCAGCGGAAAACAACAG is drawn from Desulforamulus ruminis DSM 2154 and contains these coding sequences:
- a CDS encoding sporulation initiation factor Spo0A C-terminal domain-containing protein, with product MNPTNTPQILEDLKVTAEKFLAIYPEICALVAAQPATTQPVEPEPTIESEEHRISRLLQTLGAPLHIKGYRYLSTAIQMVSKDHLLLFAITKELYPAVAKAHDTTPSRVERAIRHAIGLMADKCNDFYAKSFDDQPTNSEFLAWCVEALKFQA
- a CDS encoding helix-turn-helix domain-containing protein gives rise to the protein MGICENVQFLCKKRGLATSRLEKELSFANGSIRRWNENSPSIDKIQKVADYFGVTTDFLISGFDKEIIDIIKSLAKTDKRMPYFPPNVLSTLTTELETIKKEYGDVPLDVDPFEIVDLIKRTPLTVEFKEDLLNVLKKVKHKLDEENREIDTIAAHHDGEDWTEDELRDIEKFKEFLRSKRNSKD
- a CDS encoding helix-turn-helix domain-containing protein, with translation MQYSEFGLKARRVMLQKKISGAAIARQLGVSTSYVSEILKGTRSGNGRKEQIAEILGLEEELKKEAN
- a CDS encoding ImmA/IrrE family metallo-endopeptidase, with product MLFERLLKEADEHNIRVYENPLSSKIKGLYGDGIVWLNRRLPTSIEKSCVLAEELGHYHTSSGDILNQKDIRNRKQEKRARNWAYEKLVPLEKFIEAYEAGVCNRYELAEFLDVTEEFLEQAIVHYKEKHGLFIQVGKHLVYFEPFGVFHLFNE
- a CDS encoding Rha family transcriptional regulator gives rise to the protein MSKLILNPEFNLYERNGQAFCSSRQVAESFNKRHDHVLRDISNSLSVFKEIGDPKFGETNFMFTTYKDSQNKRQPEVLMTRDGFSYIAMGFNGKKAARFKITYIKRFNDMEAFIKSLLATKMEFPAFTDAIMAAHEEPKHYHFSNEINMIYRIVLGVDAKKFREENGIEKGAVIKPYLSLEQIKAIETLQRVDIGLIVAISDFQQRKETLAGYFERIKRKWIA
- a CDS encoding helix-turn-helix domain-containing protein — protein: MTPLDHLYETLIQTAAAEAERRVLERIQLQSIVPDRTLSLKEAAEYVHISESALRQLCKEKRIPHRINGSDGSKNPRYLFSSLRLDRWMREEEEKNYQQR